CAAAAAAAGATGGAAGGAATATAGTCTCAAGAAGGCTCAAGGTTTCAGCTATGTCAGCCTCTAGACTTTCCATATCACTTATTCGAATGATAGGGGCAGAAAGTTTCTTAAAGAAGTTACATATACGAATCACTCCAGCACTGACTATTTCTGGTAGTATTTTTCTCACAGCAAGTGGTAGCAAGTGTTGTAGAATAATGTGGTTCTCATGACTCTTAAGCCCAAATACCTTCCTCTCATTGACATGTACATTATGTCGTATATCAGATGCATAACCATCAGGAAACTTCACCCCTTTTAGTACTTGACAAAATAACTTCATCTCATCGGGACTCATTGAGTATGGTGCTGGTGGTAAATAAAATTGGTCCTCTACTTCAACTGGGTGAAGATCAGTTCTAAGACCTAGAGCTTGAAGATCTAGGCGAGAATTCAAATTATCCTTTGACTTCCCAGCAGTGCCCAAGAATGTGTTCACTAAACTTTCACTAACATTTTTGCCTATGTGCATAAAGTCAAAATTATGTCGCAACATCAAGTCTTTCCAATATGGAAGCTTGAACCAAATAGATCTTCTTTTGAAAATGACTAATGGTTCACCTTCCTTGCGTTTCTTTCTTGCTGGTTTTTTCCTAGATGGATCCTTGCCATAACTattgctaagctctttagtgcacTCCAAAATTTCCTCCCCAGAAAGTGGTTTAGGTGCAGGCCTCAACTCAGTTTTACCACCAAATTTATTGGCGTCAAACCTAAATGGGTGATCTCCATGCAAGAATCTTCGATGACCCATATAGCAAGTCTTGGTACCATTACCAAGTCTAAGTGAATCAGTAAAGAAGTGGCAATCAGGACATGCTGCTTCACCAGATGTGACAGATCCAGACAGATATCCTAGACCTGGGAAATCAGTAATAGTCCATAATACTGCTGCCCGTAACTGGAAGTACTCACCCCTAGAAGCATCATAAGTTCTAACACCATTTTCAAACATATCTAACAAGTCGTTGACAAGTGGCTGACAATAGAGATCCATATCACCACAAGGAGAATCTTTACCAGGAATCAGAAAAGACAAGATGAAATTTGATTGCTTCATGCACATTGAAGGTGGGAAATTGTAGGGAATACAAATACCAGGCCAAATGCTGTAGCTGTTATTCATGGTTCTAAATGGATTGAAGCCATCGGTGGCAAATGCAAGACGAATATTGCGGCTATCTGCAGCGAAGATTGGATGCTTTTTATCGAAGTCCTCCCATAGAGGGGAATCTGCAGGATGCCTTAGGAGACCATCTTTTTTTCGGTCTTCATCATGCCACCTCGTGAGGCTTGCTGTTTTAGAGGATAGAAATAACCGTTGGAGACACTTCTTTATTGGAAAGTAGCGAAGAACCTTCTTGGGAACATTATATACATGTTTCCCGTCTAGAGTCTTCCTATTTGATTTCCACCGTGAAGCCTTACACTTTGGACATGCATTCAAATTTATGTTCTCCTTCCAATAGAGAATGCAATCGTTTTCACATGCATGAATACTAATATACCCAATTCCTATGGATTTCACCAATTTCTTAGCTTCATGAAAGGTTTTTGCTATTGCTGAACCATCAGGGAATGCATCATTGAGCAGGTCTAATAGTATGTTAAAAGATTTATCAGACCATCCTCCAAGAAGTTTGGTGTGTAGTAATCTAATAAGAAATCGGAGTTGGGTATATTTCTTGCAACTAGGGAACAGTTCTTTGCTATTTTCTTCGACCAACTTTTGAATAGCAACTAGGTCCTCACAAGGATCTAGATCAGGACTGTTGTCCTCAAAATCACCTCTATCGTCTAAGCCACCAGCTAAGTCCCTAAGCAAACCAGAgatatcatcatcttcatcagacTCATCCATAACCTCAACACCATCACCATCACTGTCACAGTTCCCATGGTTCACAGAAGGGGTGGGTTCTCCATGTAAATTCCATGTTCTGTACCCTTTTAGAAACCCATCACATATTAAGTGTTCGCGGATTTCACTAGCCTCTTTCCAGAAAGAGTTGGAACACTTTCTACAAGGACAAAGTATCTTGCTACCAACAGCTGCATTACTAAATGCAAAAGCTAAGAAACGGTTCACCCCCTGCAAATATGCCTTGCCATGCCTACATGAAAGTTTTATGTTAAATGCCCACTCTTGCTATGTATACCGCTTTCCGTATTTGCTATGTTACTGTATTTAcctagcatcatcatcaatccAGGATTTATCCATCAACCTTTATTAGGGACAACTAGAAGCTGACCAGAACAAGCTGCATCGAATTCAACACATTGTGCATATATATCATCAATTGCATCCAGCATAACAAGCACGGGTAAGACCAGCAGCAACAATGGTAGTGAAGTGGTAGAGAGCACTTTACCTGATACTCCTGAGTCAAATTCACGAGCTGGCTCCTACTACTTGGTGACAAGGCGCCTGTAGATGCTACGGCTTTTGTTAGGGCAAAGGTCCAAGGAGCAACTTATTCTTGTACGCCTCAGTCAACCACGAATATAACCTGCTGGATAAAGGAAACCACAGATCCATGAATTAGCGAGTAATTAGGAAGGGAAGTATGTCAACAGCTGTGGTATAGAGGGGGCTGGACAATGACCAAACATAAATAACATAGTATATTAATCTTAGTATATATAGGGATCAACTATATATTTAATATACTGAGTTTGTATGATATAAAAAGTACTATTTTTTTTGACTAGTCAGGGTCATTTAATTTGTCCTTGATGGCTTTcttccttcaaaaaaaaattgaaatggcTCTCTTTTAGGTATTAGGATCAtccttcaaaaataaataaaaaagcatAAGCTACAGCATACTAGCATACTAGCTACAGCATATAAGCTACAGCATACTGCTGGACTAGGCAATTATAGTATGCATCGATCAGCTGAAGCTTACAAAAGCACAAATTATAGACTATAAAAATCTAGTGCTGAACTTGGGAGGGGCCGTGGCCACTGCTGGCCCCCTTGCCTCCGCCAGTGTGCAGAGGAGCATGCAATCTTGGCCGCAATGGCCTGAGAGCCGGAGCTGCAGAGTCCGAAGAGATCCTACATTCTCATGAACCTGATTAGTGAAGTAGTACTAGCAGCTAGCAAATCAGATGGCTTTGGAGGCCCTCTTGGGATCTACCGAATACAACAACAGCAAATACAAGTGCAGACGGAGATGCCATACAAGTGCAGATGGAGATGGCGGCTCCCTTCTTTGGATCTGCTGTGCAGAGCGAGGCAGGGGGGAGATCTGCCTGTGGCGGCAGTGCAGAGGACAGGAACACAGAGGGGTAGGGGTGTGGGTGCAGAGGAACCCGGTGGGGCTGAGGTGGGCGGAGGGAATGGCGAGCTACCTGGAGACGACGTCGAGCTGAGGTCGCCGGCCGAGCTGTGGTCGCCGGTGGGGAGCGGGCGAGAGCTGAGGTCGCCGCCAGGAGGGGCCGAGCTGAGCTCGCCGGCCCGCAGACTGACCGCGCAGAGGAGATTTGGGGGCACCGTTGAGAGGGGCCGGTGGCCGGTGGCCGGCCGACGGCGGCAGGCAGGCCGCTCGTGTGAGGGCGTGTGCAGGGCGacgctatttttttttcttcgatTGGCTTCGGGTGGCGGCGTGGTGTGCGTCAGGGGAGAGGAGTGCGGTGGATTTTGGGGTTCCTGCTCTGAGTGCCCAGCAGGCGGGAGATAGAAAATGGGCTGACCCATTGGCgggctttgatttttttttctgtcaTGTGGGCCTATGTTAAAAGGTTAGGCGGGAAGTGGGCTAATCCAGTGCGCGAGTGGAGTCCATCTGTGGCGACGACCGGTGGGTCGTTAAAAGAACGATATAACGACCGACCATCCGACGTTGAATCGAAATAGAATTAACGTCCGACGACCTGTAGTCAAAATGAGATATAACGACCTACCGTCCGTTACAAATCATTAACGTCTAACTTTCCGACGTTAAATCGACATTTTTAACGACCCCCAACTGACGTTGATTTTGGGCTGTGGTGTAGTGGGCTCTatattgagctgcccctacaaatggttgtcaaatgagccgcccttacaaatggatttgtaggggcggccggtgttatcagccgccctacaaatcggatttataggggcggctcaatattgaagtgcctctacaaatagacgtcgagtattaaaaattaagcactaaaattcaaattttgtaaacgatctcggatggagaaacaatcaaaatgaaagttgtagatctcgaaaagttataaaactttgtagttaacaactttttcagttgagattatttactacttcaaaatactgtttgaaattaaaatttgaaattgttGAATAACTctaatttctctttttaatctctggctaaaatttgtaactagtttttctccctcatactaacttcaaatttgatgatttttttttctaaaaatttctaaaatcatgccctatcaatttattgtgttcttaccactattattttatccatcttttcatgtgaccgtgttttatctatttgaattttgaatttcaaaaaataacaacttcaaacgttattttggaacactatttgatttcagatgaaaaaatcatgaacatagaagttgcagaacttatcaagatctacaagttctattttgttcatttcttcatccgataaagtggtaataatattattcacaaaatttacatatctctcttatagtttcataaacaataagagggatatgtaacatttgtgaacaatgttactaccactatgtcggatgaataaatgatcaaaatagaaattgtagatctcggaaagttataAAACTCTttggttgacaactttttaatttgaaatcatcttgtcaaggaaaactacatttgaatttcaaaaaatttgaaatttgaattttttaaatgacctcggatggacaaacaacaaaaatgaaatttgtagacctcaaaaagttatgaaactttgtaattgataactttttgatttgaaatcatcttgtcatcgaaaactacgtttgaatttctcaaatttgaaatttaaattttgtaaacgacctcagatggagaaactaccaaaataaaagttgtagatctcgaaaagttataaaactttgtagttgacaactttttcatttaaattagtttagggcctaaaataatcaatttatgctcagttttgtataatatgtggggaaccaaaataaAACATAGacacaagtgatcatgagatgcagtggtagaggagtttaCACGCGAGCGAGAGGTTACGGGTTCGAAACACGGCCGgcgcaaagtgtgcaaaaatcatgaaaaaatgctacaacactaaagtgagggtgtgtgtggctgccggtggggtcctcctcggattaaaaaaattgctattttccccccttttttcgtgatttctgaaaattgatttataggggcggctcaatatccagccgcccctacaaatcgatttgtaggggcagtctgggaaccgcccctacaaatcagtgatTTGTAGCCGTCCtttcataggggcggctggcaaaaccgcccctacagagggttaccagccgcccctaaaaccCTTTTTCTACGTAGTAATATAGGCTGCAAAATCATCACCTGCAGACCTTGAATTCCTCTCTGTGACCACCGACGATGAGATCAATGACACGGAGTCGCTGTGTCCTCGTAGGGGGCTCCCAGAAGCACCCCTCCCCTTGCAGATAAAGGCCACAAATTGGCCACCTGTCGATGAAATCGACGCCTGCAACGGCGATCTCGtcatagcaatcaccgaagtcatCGCAAGAAACATGATGCCGACCGAAAATCATCTAATTTCGCCGAAAGATTTATTAGACCAAACTCTAATCAACTAGATAGAAAAACTATGAGAAAAAAGATGGATCCCTCCCCTTCTTGTCTTCGGCAGACGCACCCGATAGGAAGACGAAGAGGGGCCCTAGATGTAACGGTGGTGGACTGAGGagcggtggtggcagcggcggctcTGTAGGAGGCGGCGGCAGCTCTGTAGTACTAGATTTTTATGTTAGGCTATTGGATATGAGTTAACACTAGCCCGTTATTTATGCCCATTTCCTTTATTTTTTCCTTTAAAAAAATATTCTACAGCTGCACACTCCAGTAGTTCACATACACAGTGGTTACAGCATACAAATGAAAACAACAAGTTGATTCTTTCTGCTTTCCTTACATCTAATGATTCCTTGCATGGTCACCCTAATCATGCACCAAAACAAAGGTCAGACTCCAAAACCCCGCAAACCAAAAAACATTATTTTCCTCAACTCATTAACCTAACATGATTCCATTTTCTCCCCAGGTTTCTTCATCTGCTGCACATGACCTCCTCCCATGCGGTTACAGCCATCGAGAATGCACAACCACAACCACCTATCCTACCTGCTAGAGCACCGCTAGCTCTAGCATCTGTGTAATATATGAAAATTGTACATATCTTACCTGCTCAAACACCACCAGCTCTAGCATCTGCCCACATTTATGTAATATATGCACGTACCTTAGCTATGTAAATGACCAGCAACCTATCCCCGTATGTATGTACTTTGCACGTATTGTAAATATCCATGCATCAATGTATCTAATCTATGTAAATGCCAACCACCTATACCATGTGAGCCATTCATGAATAAACCAAGCTATGACCATTACTAGTTAACATTGAAATATGACCACTAGTTCATGCAAGACAAAATGCAGAGATCAGAGTGTCCGAGGAATATTTTTACTTTTACACCCGGCTGGCTATCGGCGCGGCAATACAGTGAACCCTAGAAAGAGACAACCAGACAAAGCACACATCACAAAACAAGCGGTACCATCCAGTGCAAAGCTTCCTAGGAATagtaaggaatcaaggttacacCAATACGGTGCATATAGTACACAAAAACACACGAGAAAATTCATAGCGCACAGCCACAAAGTCGCCTTTTTCATTACTTGCACTCTTTTTTTTTCTGGAAGAAACTCTTTCGCAATGGCCATGGTAAAAAGATTCACACTAGtcagttttttttatttgtttggaTCTTGTTATTTGTTACATCTGTTGCTAAGGCTAATAGTGGATAGTTCAGTGCTGTGAAGTGAATTCTTTCCATCGTATATAAAATCGGGTGCATTTTTTTCTATGTATGTAACGGTGGATTTATTACTAATTAGAATaactagcaaacatgcccgtgcgttgcaacgggagaaaaaaatGATATCACAAAAATGTTACATATCCATTTATATTTTATTCTTTCCATAAAATTTAAAGTTTATAATTCATTTTGATGAGCACGAAATATATAATATCAATTAGTATTGCTAATAATATGATAATATCTTATTAAATCTATATCCAAAAATAATACTTTGATAGAAACATTTCACCCATTGTAGGGCACACCATAATTTTAGATTTGATAATGAGTTAAATGCACTCTAGGTCCACAAACTTGTTTAGGGGTGCCAGATAGGTCCATAAACTTGAAAAATGCATTTGTGGCACAGTAATCTTGAGTTTTGGTTCACTCTAGGTCCATGTTGCCAAATAAGCAGGTTTATGCTGATGTGGCGTGTCCAGGGTGGACCCAGCTGTGTCACGTGAGCGGCGCGTGATACCCAGCTAGCCCGCCTATCTCTTTGCCAATACGCAGAAAGCCCCCACCGCATCCTCCTTCGCTCTCTCTCAGTCACTGTCTCTCTCTCGGGCTCCCCTGCTCCCCTCATTCTCTCTGCCCTTGCCTGCACCCTCCACTCTGTCGATCTCCTCCATGGCGCAACAGTGGATCGGCTCGGTCCCGAATCGACGCAACCTTGACCTCCCTCTCATCATATGCTCGGATTGCAGCCGGCGGAGGGTGGTGCGGCGGGTTTCAACGCAGGAGCACAGCCGAGGGCAAGTTTTTTACTGTTGCCCCTTCCATAAGGTAAGTTAGGGTTTGGAAAGTTTGATTCTTGGTTGCCTGTGAGCTGCATCTCGATCTTGATTTCATTTTGGCTGCAGAGGAATTCGGGTTGTTCTTTTTCTATTGGGaagatgagtatgaggagcatctGAAGGTGCTAGCCAGGGAAGCACTGTTGGCTCCATTGTTGGCAAGTGATGGAGAGCACAGCACTGGAGTTCCCAAAGTGGAGGCAGTAGCTTCTGAGATGAAGGATATTGGGCTGGTAGCACCTAGGGAAGAACCAATGGTGAAGGAGTCAGGAGTGTTAGCAGTAGCACCTAGGGAAGAACTGCTTGTGACATTGAAAGCTCTGTGTTTTGTGTGTGTTTGTATGCTAGTAGTTCAAGTGCTGATCTTGTTAGTGTTGTTAGTGAAGTGAATGGCACCATGTAGTGTTAGTACTGTTAGTGTAGTCAATGACATCATGTAAATTGTTAGTCTGTACTTTTGTTAACCATAATGATGCAATGGAATGGCAGTTAGTATCATGCCATTGATCTTGAAATATTTGACACAAATTGTGAACCTAGTAATCTTTGAGGCTGACAGAAATATTTGACAGGCAATGTGACAGAAATATTTTAACAGAAATTGTGGACACAGGAAATATTTGACACCAACTGAGCTTGACATTGCATTGAAAAAGCTCACAAGCAGCATTCATGGCAACCAAGTCACCAACAGTAGCACTTTCATCTTACAGAACCAAAAGCATTTCGTCTGTGCGTAACTGGTATCACCACCAGTCAATCAAAAGCATCTATCACCACCTGTGTGTACTGGTGCCACCACCACTAAGTTACTCTAGTAATCTGACTTCCACTAAGTTACTCTAGTACCAAAATGATATCAGCATCCAAGTGTTACATCACATTGTTTTGGGTGCTACATCACATATTTACAGACAACAGCTGGATCAGGCCACACACAAGTTTTTTTCTGTTGGAGTAGTCTTCTTCCCTGGCTTCTTTGCAACCTGAGGTTTCTCCTTGGGATTTGTAGGCTCCTTGCGCTTTCCTACTGCGGCTCTTCCTTTCTTGGAAGCAGTAGATGGTGCTACAGGACTTGCAGCAGGCAGGTTTGACATGATGAAGGTTGAGTCAGGCAGAGGTTGAGGTTGGACGTTTGATGTTGCAACCTGTGTGTACTAGTACAATTCTATAGTTAGGTTGTGAAATGCAAAGGAAAATAATAACAGTCATGATGTTCTGTACATACCTCTTGGTCCATATGTGAAATCATTGTCTCTATTACCTCTACACTTCCTTCTGTAATCTGAGACCATGGTGGCTGACTCCCATCTACAAAATGGTACACAGTCTGCAACAGAATAATGTCAGTGAAATGAGACAAATTTGTTGCATGGTAGTGAAATGAGACAAATTTGTAGCACTGCAAGTACCTGAGCCCTTGCATAATCATACATGTCTTCTTCATGCATATTACTTGGCATTGCTTCCCCTTGATCTGACTGTcttatttcttcatcttcaggtCTCTGGCTATTTTTTGGGCATCAGTCCTGCTTTCCTAAGCTGGCAGCCCTTCTTATTGTGGCCTTTGTCTCCACAGTAGCTGCATGTCATAGCCACTCCATGTTTTGATAGTTTACTTCCTGTAGCAGTTTCTATTTCTTTTGGTAGTTTCCTTCTATTCTTTGAAGGCCTACCCAcctttttctcatacttgggaggTAGAACCTTGGGTGCAGATACCTTCTCCTAGGTGGTCTTATCACTACATGGCATGATCTTAGGACCATATGCTACAAGGAACCTTGCAGAATTGTAATAGTCATGGACCATTGATTCTGTAGGAATTCTTTCATGCCTAAGACATGAGATGGCATGGGAGCAAGGTATTCCAGTGAGATCCCATCTCCTGCACTCACATTTCTTGAGTCCTATATCAACTATGTAACTATGGTTCCTATCTTGAACCTAAAAGATTCCTTTACCAGAAGGGATGGCATAACATGTGTTTGCCCACTCAGAAATCTTATTGACCTTTTTCCTTATTTTGGGACATATTGGACCCTACCACATATCTCCATGTTCTTTCTCCTTGGAGTAGTGCCTTGCCATCAATTGATTCttaatttgctctatcatactcAACACAGGCATTTCTCTAGCATCTAGGATGAATTTGTTGAAAACCTCACAACTGTTATTCAATAGGATGTCACACTTGCTGTAAGTACTAAAAAAAGATCTAGACCATGTGTTAGGGGGCATTTTCTCAACCCACTTATAAGCCTTCTCATCTAGCACCCTAAGTTTGTCCATGTTTTTTATCCACTGAACTACAGTACTAGATCTTGCACATGCCCAGAGTTGTTTTTTCAAGTTCTCACCTTTGAACTGCTGTTGGAAGTTGGAGTACATGTGTCTAACACAAAATCTGTGCTCAGACTCTAGAAATACTTCACCCACAGCTTTAATT
The nucleotide sequence above comes from Miscanthus floridulus cultivar M001 chromosome 18, ASM1932011v1, whole genome shotgun sequence. Encoded proteins:
- the LOC136523272 gene encoding uncharacterized protein; this encodes MGQPIFYLPPAGHSEQEPQNPPHSSPLTHTTPPPEANRRKKNSVALHTPSHERPACRRRPATGHRPLSTVPPNLLCAVSLRAGELSSAPPGGDLSSRPLPTGDHSSAGDLSSTSSPGGISDQFIVEIHHNGFFVGHVLKVFWLLPGKDFPDGIRLIVSEEDTLVMASVVHKVKTLVLYFDHEAITSGLDWDDVVANPAASLPRVISPSKGQTRQINNEAADDEGPEDAHDSSSDDSDFDDSDYDLEDDDDLFVDNVDEHVIDEGVAKGRKIARGTKRAAGRTSTETSVVVHDDDENEESTDDDRLELPQSDGECEPAFKFKSFKPEDMAHPVFKVGMMLDTVEMLRKAITEYSLRNRVDIKMPRNEQKRLQANYSEGCPWFLYASYDKRANGMMIKTYTGKHSCQKKWVLKSCTSTWLAEKYIETFRADQKMSLSNFSRTVQKEWNLTPSRTKLAKARRLAMKKVLGDEEEQYNMLWDYAHELRKTNPYSTFYLNLDGNIFKSLYVSLGACKRGFLGGCRPLICLDGCHLKTKYGGIMLTVVGIDPNDCIFPIAFGVVEVECLDSWRWFLTTLKQDLGIENTYPWTLMTDKQKGLIKAVGEVFLESEHRFCVRHMYSNFQQQFKDAREMPVLSMIEQIKNQLMARHYSKEKEHGDMCQRPEDEEIRQSDQGEAMPSNMHEEDMYDYARAQTVYHFVDGSQPPWSQITEGSVEVATSNVQPQPLPDSTFIMSNLPAASPVAPSTASKKGRAAVGKRKEPTNPKEKPQQEWAFNIKLSCRHGKAYLQGVNRFLAFAFSNAAVGSKILCPCRKCSNSFWKEASEIREHLICDGFLKGYRTWNLHGEPTPSVNHGNCDSDGDGVEVMDESDEDDDISGLLRDLAGGLDDRGDFEDNSPDLDPCEDLVAIQKLVEENSKELFPSCKKYTQLRFLIRLLHTKLLGGWSDKSFNILLDLLNDAFPDGSAIAKTFHEAKKLVKSIGIGYISIHACENDCILYWKENINLNACPKCKASRWKSNRKTLDGKHVYNVPKKVLRYFPIKKCLQRLFLSSKTASLTRWHDEDRKKDGLLRHPADSPLWEDFDKKHPIFAADSRNIRLAFATDGFNPFRTMNNSYSIWPGICIPYNFPPSMCMKQSNFILSFLIPGKDSPCGDMDLYCQPLVNDLLDMFENGVRTYDASRGEYFQLRAAVLWTITDFPGLGYLSGSVTSGEAACPDCHFFTDSLRLGNGTKTCYMGHRRFLHGDHPFRFDANKFGGKTELRPAPKPLSGEEILECTKELSNSYGKDPSRKKPARKKRKEGEPLVIFKRRSIWFKLPYWKDLMLRHNFDFMHIGKNVSESLVNTFLGTAGKSKDNLNSRLDLQALGLRTDLHPVEVEDQFYLPPAPYSMSPDEMKLFCQVLKGVKFPDGYASDIRHNVHVNERKVFGLKSHENHIILQHLLPLAVRKILPEIVSAGVIRICNFFKKLSAPIIRISDMESLEADIAETLSLLETIFLPSFFDIMVHLMVHLPAQAKIAGPVHFRSMWPVERYLMRLKGSVRTKSHPEGSIMEWSNFTGCLTLCSRYLYGVGQFGRQSRIDEDNSTPPFFRSIGQGLAGKCTFSLDHKTWVQAHRYVLFNYDNIAPYLE